The sequence CAGCGCGAGCGCCGCCGCGAATCGCGCGCCGCCGGCGAAGCCCGCCGTCGCGAGCGCGGCCATGCCCCCGAACACCGTGAACACCACGAGCATCGCGCCCATCGCCGCGCCGAGCAGCGAATCGGCCGACCAGCGGCGCGCCACGCGCTGCGCGACGAGATTGCCGAGCACGCCCGTCACGCCGAACACGAGGAGCGCGAACGCGCCGTCGCCCGGGCTCGCGCCGAAGCGCCGATGCAGCAGCGGCAGGATCAGCGTGTACGTGCAGAAGAACGCGCCCGTCTGCAGCACGACGACGGCGAGGCCCGCCGCCGTCGCGGGACGCGCGAGCAACGCAAGCAGCCCGCCCGGGCGCATCCGCTCGCCGCGCGACGCGTCGCGAACCGTGCAGGCGATCCATGCGGCGCTGCCGAGCGCGACGGCGGCGAGCCAGCCGAATGTCTCGCGCCAACCGAGCGCCTGCGCGACCCAGGCCGACAGCGGCGCGCTGACGACGCTCGATAACGTCACGCCGACGAACACAATCGCGAGCGCCTTGCCCTGCCGCTCGGCCGGCGCGAGCCCGGCGCCGATCGCGGTCGCGACGGGGCTCACCGCGCCCGCGCCGACGCCCGCGACGATCCGCGTCGCGAACAGCCAGCCGAAGCCCGGCGCGAACGCGCCGGCGAGCGTCGCGAGCGACGTCGTCAGCAGGCCGGCGATCAGGACACCGCGCCGCCGCCGATGCCCGATCAGCATCTGCAGCATCGGCGCGCCGAGCGCGAACGCGATCGAGAACGCCGCCATCAACAGCGCCGCGCGCCCCGGCGCGATCCGCCAGTCGGCGGCGAGCGACGGCAGCGCGCCCACCACGCCGTACGACATGCTGCCCATCGCGAAATTCGCGCTGGCGAGCGCGCGCAGCGCGTGACGCTCGGGTTCGTGTGTCTTCATCGAATCCCCTTCAAATGTCCCGATCGCGGCCACCGAAGCCGCGCTTGGCGACAGTCTGCGCACCCTGTTGGTATATTTGAAATCGATTCTTCGTATTGGAGCCATTCACATGGGAAATACGTCGACCGAATGGCGCGGCGCCGATCTCGCGCTGCTCGCCGCCCTCGACGTGCTGCTCGAAGAGGCGAACGTGACCCGCGCGGCCGCGCGGCTGCATCTGAGCCAGCCGGCGCTGTCCGCGCAACTGGCGCGCCTGCGCGAGCTGATCGGCGATCCGCTGCTGCTGCCCGCGAAGAACGGCCGCGGGATGGTGCCGACCGCGCGGGCGCTCGCGCTGCGCGGCCCGTTGCGCGGCGCGCTGCGCGAGCTGCGGACCGCGCTGCGTCACGGCGCGGCGTTCGATCCGTCCACCGACGAACGCACGTTCCAGATCGTCGCGAGCGACAACGGCTTCGTGATGGCCGGTCTCGATCTCGTGCGGCGCGTCGCGACGCGCGCGCCGGGCGTGCGTCTCGCGTTCCGCAACCTGCCCGCCGACGCCGCGGGTGCGATGCTCGAGCGCGGCGAGGCCGATCTGCTGATCGCCGCCGATTTCTCGGTGCCGCGCACGACGGTCGCGCGCCCGCTGCTGCAGGAACGATATGTGATGGCGCAGCGCAAGGGACATCCGCGCGGGCTCGCGCCGCCCGACCTCGACGCATACTGCGCGCTTCGTCACGTGATCGTGTCGGGCGACGGCGGCGGTTTTCACGGCTTCATGGACGACCGCCTGCGCGCGCTGGGGCGCTCGCGGGCCGTCGCGGTGTCGGTCCAGCAGTACCATCTCGCGCCGCTCGTGCTCGAAGCGACCGACTACGTGTGCGCGCTGCCCGAGCGCTTCCTGATGCGCTTCGCCAAGCGGCTCGATCTGCTGCCGCTGCCGGTCGAAGTCGAAGGCTTCAAGCTGGCCGCCGCATGGCATCCGCGTCTGCAAGCCGATCCCGCGCACCGCTGGCTGCGCGACGAGCTGTTCGCCGTCGTTCGGCAGCGCACGGGCGAGCCGGAGCCGGAGCCAGCCCCGGAATCGGGCGGCGGCGCGCGGACGACCAAGCCTTGAGCGCCGCGCGCCCGTCGCCGGATGCGCTCCGTCCCCCGACAAACGGCCAAGCGCCGGGCTTCGGCGCATCGCCCCGCTCGCCGCTGTCACAAAAACGCGGCCCGCCCCGTCTTGGTGGGATGGACCGTTAGCCATTCAAGCCCCCTACGAACATCACCGAAACCTTCCGACCGAAGCCGTCCGACGAACCGTTCACCACGCTGCGCCCGCGCCTCTTCTCGATCGCGTACCGGATGCTCGGCACGCGCGCCGACGCCGAGGACGTGCTGCAGGACGCATGGCTGCGCTGGCACCAAGCGGATCACGGCGCGCTCGACTCGGCCGAGGCGTGGCTCGTCACCGTCGTCACCCGGCTGTCGATCGACCGGCTGCGCGCCGCGAAGGCACAGCGCGACGCGTATGTCGGCTGGTGGCTCCCCGAACCGCTCGTCGACGTCGACGAGCGCACGCCCGAGACCGCGGCAGAGTTCGCCGACGATCTGTCGGTCGCGCTGCTGTGGGTGCTCGAGCGGCTGTCGCCCGAGGAACGCGCGGCGTTCCTGCTGCGTCAGGCGTTCGAGCGCGACTACGCGGAAATCGCGCAACTGCTCGACAAGAGCGAGGCCGCCTGCCGGCAGCTCGTTCATCGCGCGTCGACGCGCGTGCAGCAGGCGCACCGGCGCTTCGACGTGTCGCGCGATCGGCACCGGCAGCTCGTCGAGCGCTTCGCGCAGGCCGCGGCGAGCGGCGAGCGCGGCGCGATCCAGGCGCTCCTCGCCGACGACGTCGAGCTCGTCGGCGACGGCGGCGGCAAGGTGCCGTCGTTCTTCAAGGTGCTGCGCGGCGCGCTCCGGATCGCGAATCTGTACTGGGTCGTCGGCCGGCGTAACGTCGGGCGCATCGAATACCGCCTCGTGCAAATCAACGGCGAGCCGGGCCTGCTGCGCTTCATCGACGGGCAGATCGAGTCGGCGCAGGCGTTCGTCACCGACGGCGCGCGAATCGTCGCGATCTACGCGGTGCGCAACCCGGACAAGCTTGCGCATATCCCGACACGCGACGCGTGAACGCTGCCGGGGGGCGCGCGGCGGCCCGCGTCTGTGCGCGATGTCGCGCGGCGAATCGCGCGTCGCCGCCGCGGCGCCGCGTGCCGCCGCGCGCGCTGCGCGACGGCTCATTGCGTTACGGCTCGGCTTCACTGCTTAGTTCGCTGTCGAACGGTTTGGCTTGATTCGATTCGACGCGCCTGACTTGGCCTGACTTGGCTCGGTTTGGCTTGGTTGGCTCGACTCGACTCGACTCGACTCGACTTGGCTCGGCTCCGCTCGGCTCGACTCATAGCCAGCATGGTATGGCACGCCTCGAAGACCATCCCATCGTCCAAACGGCCATCGATTTCGACCCGCGCCGAGCCGCACCGCCCCTCTCTCCAGCAAAAAGTCTGTCACAAACGCGCGCCGCGACGCGTCTTGTAGGCGAGAGGGCCGCATCGGGCGGCCCTCGCCTTCAAGAGGAAACCGATCATGGCGCACGCCCCCCGTCTTCCGTACCCGAAGCTCGCGTCGAAATCGTTCAACGCGCTGCTCCATCTGTCCGAAACCGTGTGGAGCGGCTCGCTCGACAAGCGGCTCGTCGATCTCGTGTTCCTGCGCGTGTCGCAGATCAACGGTTGCGCGTACTGCATCGACATGCACTGGCGCGATCTCGTGCGCCTCGGCGTCGACCAGCGGCACCTGAACGCGGTCGCCGGCTGGCGCGAGGCGCCGTTCTTCGACGCACGCGAGCGCGCCGCGCTGCAATGGGCGGAAAGCGTCGCGCGAATTCCGCGCACGGACCCGAGCGACGCGGCGTTCGCGGAGCTACAGGCGCACTTCTCCGAAGCCGAGATCGCCGAGCTCGGCTTCGCGATCGCGACCATCAATGCATGGAACCTGCTCAACGTCAGCTTCAGGAATCCGATTCCGGAAGCGGTGTGAGCGGACGTCAGGGGCCGGTCGTCGCGCCGCAAGGGCGACGACCGCCTCGCGGCGTTTCGACGTTCCGGCGTTTCGGCGTTCGGCGTTCGACGTTCGACGTTCGACGTTCGACGTTCGACGTTCGACGTTCGACGTTCGACGTTCGACGTTCGACGTTCGACGTTCGACGTTCGACGTTCGACGTTCGACGTTCGACGTTCGACGTTCGACGTTCGACGTTCGACGTTCGACGTTCGACGTTCGACGTTCGACGTTCGGCAGTTGGTGCCCGCCGCCTGGTTCCGGGTTCCGTCGTATCGGCCAGTAATCGCCGCGACGCCTCGGCCCCGCCGAATGCCGAGCCTCGCGACCGCCGTATCGAGAGCGGCCGCCGCCTCGCGCCCCGCCCGCGAAAAATCCCTCGGCGGGGCGAGGCAAAAGACATCGAAAAACAAAAAGCCGAATGCGAATCACCCGCCGTTCGCCATCCGCCGATCGCCGCCGCCCATCCGTCCCCCGCCCCACCACTGCCCGCACGGGCGTACCATTCGATTCGAACGCCGCGCGCCGTTTCCCCGGCACGTATTCCTCACAGGTTAAACTCTGTCCTCCCGCGATGCCCTCGGGGCGTCAGCCATCATCGACAGCGACCGCCCGCGCGGCCTGCCCCAGTTCATGGAGTATTTCTTGATGAGCGGCGGATTCCCGCGTCCTGCCTTCCGTCTCCCCAGTCCCGTCGCCACTGCGGCTCCCGTCGTCCTCGCCACGCTTGCGCTGTCCGGTTGCGCGCTGTTCCGCGCGCCGCAGGCGCCCGCGCCCGTCGTCGAGGCGGTCGCCGTGCCCGTCGAGCCGGCGAGCGAGCCCGTCGCGGCCCCGGAGCCCGCGAGCGCGCCCGAGCCGGCCGAGGCCGCGCCGCCGAAGAAGCCGCACCACGAAGCCGCGCCGCCGAAGAAGCCGGCGCGCGCCGCGCCGCCGCCTCCCGTGCCCGCGTCTGCGCCCGCGCCGCTCGTGACGACGCGCGCGATCGAGCGCGGCCAGGTGCACGCGCTGCTCGACAGCGAAGTGCGGCGCAGCGGCAAGGTGATCGGCCGCGCGGTCGACATGACGGCCGACGCGAACGGCGCGCCGCGCGAAATGCTCGTGAACCTGCAGGGCTTCATGGGCGTCGGCGATCGCAAGGTGAGCTTCCCGTGGAAGCTGTTCCGCTTCACGCCGGGCGGCAGGCAAGAGCCGATCGTCCTCGACATGCCGGCGGCCGCGCAACTGCCGCCCGCCGACCGCCCGAGAACGGTGCCGCTCACGGGCTCGACGCAGGCGGGCGCCGAGCCCGGCCAGATGCGCATCATCGACGCGGACGTCGAACGCCCGAACGGCGCGAAGATCGGCCGCGTCGTCGACGTGCTGATCGGCCGCGACGCGCAGCCGCAGGCGGTCGTGCTCGACGTCGGCGGCCTCGTCGATCCGGACCGGCACACGATCGCCGCGAACTGGTCGGCGCTGCGCTTCGCGCCGAAGAACAAATCGCTGCGCGCGCTGCTCGATCTGAGCGACGCGCAGCTCAAGGCGTCGCCGCCCTATGCCGGCGACAAGCCGATCCTCGCCGTCTCGCCGGCCGTGGCCCCTGCGGCCGCGCCGGCCGCCGCTCAAGCAGGGGCGAAACGATGACGCTCCGGCATGCGGTCAGCGCGCGTAGCCTGCGCGCCCTCGACTGGCTCAACTTCTTCGTCGCAAACGTGCAAACGGGCTTCGGTCCGTTCATCGCGTCGTATCTGGCTTCGCACAAGTGGACGCAGGGCGAGATCGGCATGGTGCTGTCGATCGGCACGATCAGCGCGATGGTGAGCCAGGTGCCGGGCGGCGCGGCCGTCGACGCGCTGAAGAACAAGAAAGGCGCGGCGGCCTGGGCGATCGCCGCGATCATCCTGTCCGCGGTGCTGCTCGCCACGAGCCCGACCATCGTGCCCGTGATCGCGGCCGAGGTGTTCCACGGCTTCGCGAGCTGCATGCTCGTGCCGGCAATGGCGGCAATCTCGTTCGCGCTCGTCGGCCGCGAGAACCTCGGCGACCGGCTCGGCCGCAACGCCCGCTGGGCGTCGCTCGGCAGCGCGGTCGCGGCGGGCCTGATGGGGCTCACGGGCGAGTACTTCTCCGCGCGCGCGGTGTTCTGGCTGACGGCGGCGCTCGCGCTGCCAGCGCTCGTCGCGCTCGCGATGATCGAGCCGACGCACCATCACCACCACGCGGCCCCGCGCGCGGCCGCGCCGCGCGACGGCACCGACGACGAGGAAGAGCGCGAAACGCTGCGCGAGTTGCTGCGCGACAAGCGGATGCTGATCTTCGCCGCGTGCGTCGTGCTGTTCCACCTGTCGAACGCGGCGATGCTGAACCTCGCGGCGGGCGAAGTGACGGCGGGCATGGGCGAGAACGTGCAGCTCGTGATCGCCGCGTGCATCATCGTGCCGCAGGCGATCGTCGCGATGCTCTCGCCCTGGGTCGGCCGCTCGGCGCAGCGCTGGGGGCGCCGGCCGATCCTGCTGCTCGGCTTCGCCGCACTGCCGCTGCGCGCGCTGTTGTTCGCGGGCGTCTCGAGCCCATACCTGCTCGTGCCGGTGCAGATGCTCGACGGCATCAGCGCCGCCGTGTTCGGCGTGATGCTGCCGCTCGTCGCCGCCGACGTCGCGGGCGGCAAGGGGCGCTACAACCTATGCATCGGGCTCTTCGGACTGGCGGCCGGCGTCGGCGCAACGCTCAGCACCGCGCTCGCCGGCTTCGCGGCCGACCACTTCGGCAACGCGACGAGCTTCTTCGGACTCGCCGCCGCGGGCGCGCTCGCGACGCTGCTCGTCTGGTTCGCGATGCCCGAGACGCGCGACGCGGCGTTCGTCGACGACGCCGAGCGCCCGAGCGCCGAGCCGGCGCAGTAACGCGGCGGGCGATGTCGCGCGCGACGGCCGGCCGACCGACGACAGACACGACGACGAGCGCGAACGAACGCGACGACAGACATGGGGCCGCACGATGCTCGATGTGGCCGCGACGCGCACGGTGCGCCCGCCGCAGCCGCCGAAACGGCGACGCGTCGCCGTTTCGGCGCGCACGTGACGGCGGGGCGGCGATCGATGCGCGCCGCCGCCCGCGCGCGCCGACCGTGCGGCAGTCGCTGCTGATTCCCCGATCCCTGCATGAACCCGATGGAAACGATCAAAGCATTCAACGACGCGCGCCGGCAGATCCAGGAATCGGTGCTCGACCTGTTCAAGGGCCTTTCGCTCAAGGAACGCCTGCTGCAAGGCTTGCTGATGGCGGTGCAGGCCGCGAGCGGCGCGTGCCTCGCCTACGGAATCGGCCGCGCGCTGCACACCGAGCAGGCCGTGTGGGCGGCGATCACCGCGATCGCGGTCACGCAGCACAACTACACGGACACGATCAGCCTGTCGCGCGACCAGTTCATCGGCGCGATGGTGGGCGGCCTGATCGGCTTCGCGGGCGCGGCGACGGGCGCCGGCCACTTCGTCGCGTACGCGGTGACGATCGTGGCCGCGATCGTCTGCTGCTGGTGTCTGAACGTCGGCAGCGCGGCGCGGCTCGGCGCGATCACCGCGACGATCGTGCTGCTGTTCCCGGGCGAAGGCCCGCTGTGGGACATCCCGCTCGTGCGGCTCG comes from Burkholderia savannae and encodes:
- a CDS encoding LysR family transcriptional regulator produces the protein MGNTSTEWRGADLALLAALDVLLEEANVTRAAARLHLSQPALSAQLARLRELIGDPLLLPAKNGRGMVPTARALALRGPLRGALRELRTALRHGAAFDPSTDERTFQIVASDNGFVMAGLDLVRRVATRAPGVRLAFRNLPADAAGAMLERGEADLLIAADFSVPRTTVARPLLQERYVMAQRKGHPRGLAPPDLDAYCALRHVIVSGDGGGFHGFMDDRLRALGRSRAVAVSVQQYHLAPLVLEATDYVCALPERFLMRFAKRLDLLPLPVEVEGFKLAAAWHPRLQADPAHRWLRDELFAVVRQRTGEPEPEPAPESGGGARTTKP
- a CDS encoding RNA polymerase sigma-70 factor; protein product: MTETFRPKPSDEPFTTLRPRLFSIAYRMLGTRADAEDVLQDAWLRWHQADHGALDSAEAWLVTVVTRLSIDRLRAAKAQRDAYVGWWLPEPLVDVDERTPETAAEFADDLSVALLWVLERLSPEERAAFLLRQAFERDYAEIAQLLDKSEAACRQLVHRASTRVQQAHRRFDVSRDRHRQLVERFAQAAASGERGAIQALLADDVELVGDGGGKVPSFFKVLRGALRIANLYWVVGRRNVGRIEYRLVQINGEPGLLRFIDGQIESAQAFVTDGARIVAIYAVRNPDKLAHIPTRDA
- a CDS encoding FUSC family protein, which translates into the protein METIKAFNDARRQIQESVLDLFKGLSLKERLLQGLLMAVQAASGACLAYGIGRALHTEQAVWAAITAIAVTQHNYTDTISLSRDQFIGAMVGGLIGFAGAATGAGHFVAYAVTIVAAIVCCWCLNVGSAARLGAITATIVLLFPGEGPLWDIPLVRLGEVTLGTACAMAVGWTMSQIERRWFAKS
- a CDS encoding MFS transporter codes for the protein MKTHEPERHALRALASANFAMGSMSYGVVGALPSLAADWRIAPGRAALLMAAFSIAFALGAPMLQMLIGHRRRRGVLIAGLLTTSLATLAGAFAPGFGWLFATRIVAGVGAGAVSPVATAIGAGLAPAERQGKALAIVFVGVTLSSVVSAPLSAWVAQALGWRETFGWLAAVALGSAAWIACTVRDASRGERMRPGGLLALLARPATAAGLAVVVLQTGAFFCTYTLILPLLHRRFGASPGDGAFALLVFGVTGVLGNLVAQRVARRWSADSLLGAAMGAMLVVFTVFGGMAALATAGFAGGARFAAALALLALWALMQDLFYPSQLRRVVGLEPNYRAMALALNSSGIFAGISLGSALGGRVADTWGVGRLAPASAALTVAALIALGISRRYVAAPRTSARAAGAPVLR
- a CDS encoding carboxymuconolactone decarboxylase family protein — translated: MAHAPRLPYPKLASKSFNALLHLSETVWSGSLDKRLVDLVFLRVSQINGCAYCIDMHWRDLVRLGVDQRHLNAVAGWREAPFFDARERAALQWAESVARIPRTDPSDAAFAELQAHFSEAEIAELGFAIATINAWNLLNVSFRNPIPEAV
- a CDS encoding MFS transporter, which translates into the protein MTLRHAVSARSLRALDWLNFFVANVQTGFGPFIASYLASHKWTQGEIGMVLSIGTISAMVSQVPGGAAVDALKNKKGAAAWAIAAIILSAVLLATSPTIVPVIAAEVFHGFASCMLVPAMAAISFALVGRENLGDRLGRNARWASLGSAVAAGLMGLTGEYFSARAVFWLTAALALPALVALAMIEPTHHHHHAAPRAAAPRDGTDDEEERETLRELLRDKRMLIFAACVVLFHLSNAAMLNLAAGEVTAGMGENVQLVIAACIIVPQAIVAMLSPWVGRSAQRWGRRPILLLGFAALPLRALLFAGVSSPYLLVPVQMLDGISAAVFGVMLPLVAADVAGGKGRYNLCIGLFGLAAGVGATLSTALAGFAADHFGNATSFFGLAAAGALATLLVWFAMPETRDAAFVDDAERPSAEPAQ